TCGAATGGAACGGAATGCTTCCGCAATAAGCGATTTGGGATTTTTATCCACCAGTAACTGCGAAACGGGAATATCTTTTTTATACTTCGGAACAATTCCGAGGACGGAAATGGAAGCGCTGGTTATTTTATTTATATCGTTCACCGAATTAATTTCATCGTGCGTAATGTATCGGAAAAAAGTAAGCAGCAACGAAACAAGCAGCGCGGCAAGAATTGCCGAAACGGCTACGGTTGTTTTTTGCGGAGAAACCGGAGTGTTTGGAACAATGGCTTTGTCGAGAATGAGATGCTGCGAAACATTTCCTGCCTGAGAAATTGAATATTCGGTTTTCTTTTCGAGCAGAAGGTTATAAAATTTTTCATTGATGCTAAACAGCCGCTGAAGGCGGGAATATTCCACTTCATCCGAGGGCATGCTGTAAAATTTCGCTTCGAGTTCTTTAACTTTCATATCAAGATTTTCTTTTCGGATTTTTAATTTATCCTTAATGGAACGGATGCTTTCGAGTAAAAACTTTTTCTGAACATTTATCTGGCTGTCAACCGATTTTATTTTTTCACTAGTGGGTGTAACCTGGTATAAAAGTTCTTCCCTGTTTTTCAAAAGGGTTTCCAAGGAAGTTATCTGATTTGTAAGCGCAGTTTCATATTCGATTCCGGTAAGAAGAGAAATTAACTGATACGAATCCAAGTCCTTTTTTTCGTCTATATTTTTTTCCACTTCCGTTAAAACATTTTCTTTGAGTTCAAGAGAGATGAGGTCATCTTCCAGCGTGCTCAAACGCGAACTTTCGGCTTCGCCCATATTTTTTGAATCGTTCACTTTGTTATCTTTTTTGAATGTGTAAATGGAAGTTTCCGCATTGCGAAGCCGTTCATAGACAATGTTCAATTGCTCATCCAGAAAGGCCACAATTTTACGGGCGCTTTCGCCTTTTTTTTCTACATCGTACCGGATGAACTCATTTGCCATTGCGGAAACCACATCGGCAGTTTTTGCTGCGTTGTTATCCTGAAAAGAAATTTCAATGGTCTTGGCGGCATCGTTTAGCAAGCGAACATTGAGTCGGGAAAAATATTCATTGGCAAGCGCATCAAAATCATTTATTGTAAAATAAAATTTATTTTCTTTTACAGCGCCTTCCTGATTTTTTATTTCAGAATAATTATTGACCGTAATAGTGCATTCAAAAGCTTTTGTATAAAATTTTTCTCGTGATTTAAATTTTTGCTCAACTGTTAATCCATCTGCAGGATAATGAATAACTCCACCGTCTGCATTTTCGAAATCAATATAAATTCTTCTTCCATTAATAGAAGGTGATTTAACATTTACATCGGCAGTGTAGGAATTGACAAGATAATGTTCGTTGCTTCTGAAAGTTCCTTCGGCAAAATAAGTAACTCCGAGCGGCAAAGCAGAAAGAGCCCTTCGGAAAAAAACTTTTGCGCGAAGGAGTTCGATGGATTTGGCAATGTCATTCTGATTTTCATACATGTTTTCCACATTCAGGATTTTATTCGCTTCGTTTTCAGAATTCACCTGTAAAACTGTTTTTGATTCAAATACCTGAGGCGTGTAACGTAAATAAAGATAAGCGATGCCGGATGCAAACAGAAAAAAAATAAAAATCCAGAAAAGATTTTTTCGCAGGAGAAAAAAGAAAAGCCCCAGTTCAAAATCGCTGCTGAGTTTTGAAACTCTTTCTTTGTATTGTGAAAAAGAATCGGAAGTTTTACTGAACTGGTCGGATAACATAATTAAAAGATTACGGAGTTTTCTTAATTAACTCGATAAACAGAATAGTGGTGGTAATAAATGAAAGATAGGGAAGAATATTTGCCATGACTTCTTTTCCAATTCTCAGGTGCGGTTCTACATAAATAATATCATTTGCTTGTAAAATAAGGTTAGCTTTTTTTACACCATCGAGCGTGGAAAGGTCAATCAAATAAACTTCCGGGTCTTTCAGATTTCCACGAATAAGTTTCACTTTATATGCTTTACCATTTTCTGAAATTCCACCTGCTGAAGCAAGCCCTTCCATTAAGGTTGTATTTTCATTTTGAAGAGGCACTACCAGGGCAGCACCAGCCGCACCCGGAAAAATAATTACTCTGCGATTTGTAACTTCAAGAAGTACAAACGGCTTATTATAGAATGCAGAATATTTTTCTTCCAGAAAAGATTCTGCTTCACGCACAGTCATTCCCTGAAGATTAATTCTCCCTAAGACGGGAAATTTTACCGCACCATCAAATTCAACTTTATAGGTGAGGGAACTTTTTACAGTACGAGTCCCACCTCCGCCAGTTGTTGTTGTGCTTTGTTCACCCAATAAAGTTGTCAAATCAACTAATTTAAACCCGTCATTTGTATAAATATTAAAACTCAATTCATCATTTTTTGAAATTTTATAAACGGCAGGCGGCTCAGTTGAAAAAGTATTATACTTAAAATCTTTTCCTGTCTTTAACATTACACTCGGATTAAGGGAGCGGCAGGCGGATAAGAAAACTGCAACCGCAATAAAAAAAACAATAACGATTCGTTTCATACTATGTGTAATTTCAGGATGGTAAAGTTATTAAAATATGC
This genomic stretch from Bacteroidota bacterium harbors:
- a CDS encoding polysaccharide biosynthesis tyrosine autokinase; amino-acid sequence: MLSDQFSKTSDSFSQYKERVSKLSSDFELGLFFFLLRKNLFWIFIFFLFASGIAYLYLRYTPQVFESKTVLQVNSENEANKILNVENMYENQNDIAKSIELLRAKVFFRRALSALPLGVTYFAEGTFRSNEHYLVNSYTADVNVKSPSINGRRIYIDFENADGGVIHYPADGLTVEQKFKSREKFYTKAFECTITVNNYSEIKNQEGAVKENKFYFTINDFDALANEYFSRLNVRLLNDAAKTIEISFQDNNAAKTADVVSAMANEFIRYDVEKKGESARKIVAFLDEQLNIVYERLRNAETSIYTFKKDNKVNDSKNMGEAESSRLSTLEDDLISLELKENVLTEVEKNIDEKKDLDSYQLISLLTGIEYETALTNQITSLETLLKNREELLYQVTPTSEKIKSVDSQINVQKKFLLESIRSIKDKLKIRKENLDMKVKELEAKFYSMPSDEVEYSRLQRLFSINEKFYNLLLEKKTEYSISQAGNVSQHLILDKAIVPNTPVSPQKTTVAVSAILAALLVSLLLTFFRYITHDEINSVNDINKITSASISVLGIVPKYKKDIPVSQLLVDKNPKSLIAEAFRSIRTNLQFISNEPGSKILAVTSTVSGEGKTFVAINLAGIIAYAGKKVIVIDLDMRKPKIHLGFGAENIKGMSTLLIGRDSFEDCVQHSSFENLDFITAGPIPPNPSELIISSKMDDMLKYLRTKYEFIVLDTPPVGLVTDGVAIIQKADYPVYIFRSEYSKRAYAQNVDRLYNENRIKKISAILNGVDIDRKFYGYNYGYGYGYGYGYGQGYGYYEDRPGTKQNKKSFFKRFFS
- a CDS encoding polysaccharide biosynthesis/export family protein — its product is MKRIVIVFFIAVAVFLSACRSLNPSVMLKTGKDFKYNTFSTEPPAVYKISKNDELSFNIYTNDGFKLVDLTTLLGEQSTTTTGGGGTRTVKSSLTYKVEFDGAVKFPVLGRINLQGMTVREAESFLEEKYSAFYNKPFVLLEVTNRRVIIFPGAAGAALVVPLQNENTTLMEGLASAGGISENGKAYKVKLIRGNLKDPEVYLIDLSTLDGVKKANLILQANDIIYVEPHLRIGKEVMANILPYLSFITTTILFIELIKKTP